Proteins from one Impatiens glandulifera chromosome 2, dImpGla2.1, whole genome shotgun sequence genomic window:
- the LOC124925631 gene encoding cyclin-dependent kinase F-4-like isoform X2 has translation MERYNLVKEIGDGTFGNVWRAINKSSCEIVAIKKMKRKYYSWEECLNLREVKSLQKMNHPNIVKLKEVIRENDILYFVFEYMECNLYQLMKDRVKPFSEAEVKTWCFQVFQGLAYMHHRGYFHRDLKPENLLVSKDTLKIADFGLAREINSLPPYTEYVSTRWYRAPEILLQSSFYDSSVDMWAMGAIMAELFTLTPLFPGSSEIDELHKICNVLGTPTRSEWSEGLKLAEAMNFQFPQLVGANLSELIPSASEEAIDLISWLCSWDPHKRPTVSDVLQHNFFQSCFYVPPSLRSKTAIAKIHPYPSAEMNAAAEQKSAGRYPVTVANSKVPNNLSSASMNFSPYSGLKSKMEMDNMNAIKNDKSSNQAAVTAAAKLQPRYRPPPINPGRSPIRAGGWHNNNNNIRGGGGDTYAGRSYQQHQFQGGRTTYYSRKVEG, from the exons ATGGAGAG GTACAATTTAGTAAAAGAAATTGGTGATGGAACATTTGGCAATGTCTGGCGAGCTATCAATAAAAGTTCATGTGAAATT GTTGCTAtcaagaaaatgaagagaaaatattacTCCTGGGAAGAATGTCTGAATTTGAGGGAAGTTAAG TCACTGCAAAAGATGAACCATCCGAATATCGTAAAACTGAAGGAAGTCATTAGAGAGAACGAcatattatattttgtctttGAATACATG GAGTGCAATCTTTATCAACTTATGAAGGACAGAGTGAAACCTTTCTCAGAAGCAGAAGTTAAAACTTGGTGCTTTCAAGTGTTTCAAGGTCTTGCTTATATGCATCATCGGGGATATTTCCATCGTGACCTTAAGCCAG AGAATTTGTTGGTCTCCAAAGATACATTAAAAATTGCCGACTTTGGTCTTGCTCGTGAGATAAATTCTCTACCACCATACACTGAATATGTTTCAACACGATG GTATCGCGCTCCTGAAATTCTGCTCCAGTCTTCTTTCTACGATTCTTCAGTTG ATATGTGGGCTATGGGTGCAATCATGGCTGAACTGTTTACACTCACTCCACTTTTCCCAGGGTCAAG TGAAATTGACGAACTTCACAAAATATGCAATGTTTTAGGAACCCCTACTAGAAGTGAATGGTCTGAGGGGCTTAAACTTGCAGAGGCTATGAACTTTCAATTCCCACAG CTTGTTGGGGCCAACCTTTCCGAGCTTATACCATCAGCAAGTGAAGAAGCTATTGATCTGATTTCA TGGCTTTGCTCTTGGGATCCACATAAGAGGCCTACTGTTTCGGATGTCCTCCAGCATAACTTCTTTCAG AGTTGCTTTTATGTTCCACCATCTCTTCGCTCCAAAACTGCTATTGCAAAGATACACCCATACCCATCTG CTGAAATGAATGCGGCGGCTGAACAAAAATCAGCTGGAAGATATCCTGTTACCGTGGCTAATTCGAAAGTGCCAAATAACCTTTCTTCTGCAAGTATGAACTTCTCTCCATATTCAG GATTGAAGAGTAAGATGGAAATGGATAATATG aatgcTATAAAGAATGATAAATCATCAAATCAAGCTGCTGTTACTGCTGCTGCCAAATTACAACCGCGATATCGACCTCCTCCGA TTAATCCCGGTAGATCTCCTATAAGAGCTGGGGGCtggcataataataataataatatccgAGGAGGTGGAGGCGATACATATGCGGGGAGGTCTTATCAACAACATCAGTTTCAAGGTGGAAGAACCACTTATTATTCGAGAAAAGTTGAAGGATGA
- the LOC124925631 gene encoding cyclin-dependent kinase F-4-like isoform X1, whose product MERYNLVKEIGDGTFGNVWRAINKSSCEIVAIKKMKRKYYSWEECLNLREVKSLQKMNHPNIVKLKEVIRENDILYFVFEYMECNLYQLMKDRVKPFSEAEVKTWCFQVFQGLAYMHHRGYFHRDLKPENLLVSKDTLKIADFGLAREINSLPPYTEYVSTRWYRAPEILLQSSFYDSSVDMWAMGAIMAELFTLTPLFPGSSEIDELHKICNVLGTPTRSEWSEGLKLAEAMNFQFPQLVGANLSELIPSASEEAIDLISWLCSWDPHKRPTVSDVLQHNFFQSCFYVPPSLRSKTAIAKIHPYPSAEMNAAAEQKSAGRYPVTVANSKVPNNLSSASMNFSPYSGLKSKMEMDNMNAIKNDKSSNQAAVTAAAKLQPRYRPPPITQNYNNNNNYYYNTTKTVNPLEMTQKFANMTVNPGRSPIRAGGWHNNNNNIRGGGGDTYAGRSYQQHQFQGGRTTYYSRKVEG is encoded by the exons ATGGAGAG GTACAATTTAGTAAAAGAAATTGGTGATGGAACATTTGGCAATGTCTGGCGAGCTATCAATAAAAGTTCATGTGAAATT GTTGCTAtcaagaaaatgaagagaaaatattacTCCTGGGAAGAATGTCTGAATTTGAGGGAAGTTAAG TCACTGCAAAAGATGAACCATCCGAATATCGTAAAACTGAAGGAAGTCATTAGAGAGAACGAcatattatattttgtctttGAATACATG GAGTGCAATCTTTATCAACTTATGAAGGACAGAGTGAAACCTTTCTCAGAAGCAGAAGTTAAAACTTGGTGCTTTCAAGTGTTTCAAGGTCTTGCTTATATGCATCATCGGGGATATTTCCATCGTGACCTTAAGCCAG AGAATTTGTTGGTCTCCAAAGATACATTAAAAATTGCCGACTTTGGTCTTGCTCGTGAGATAAATTCTCTACCACCATACACTGAATATGTTTCAACACGATG GTATCGCGCTCCTGAAATTCTGCTCCAGTCTTCTTTCTACGATTCTTCAGTTG ATATGTGGGCTATGGGTGCAATCATGGCTGAACTGTTTACACTCACTCCACTTTTCCCAGGGTCAAG TGAAATTGACGAACTTCACAAAATATGCAATGTTTTAGGAACCCCTACTAGAAGTGAATGGTCTGAGGGGCTTAAACTTGCAGAGGCTATGAACTTTCAATTCCCACAG CTTGTTGGGGCCAACCTTTCCGAGCTTATACCATCAGCAAGTGAAGAAGCTATTGATCTGATTTCA TGGCTTTGCTCTTGGGATCCACATAAGAGGCCTACTGTTTCGGATGTCCTCCAGCATAACTTCTTTCAG AGTTGCTTTTATGTTCCACCATCTCTTCGCTCCAAAACTGCTATTGCAAAGATACACCCATACCCATCTG CTGAAATGAATGCGGCGGCTGAACAAAAATCAGCTGGAAGATATCCTGTTACCGTGGCTAATTCGAAAGTGCCAAATAACCTTTCTTCTGCAAGTATGAACTTCTCTCCATATTCAG GATTGAAGAGTAAGATGGAAATGGATAATATG aatgcTATAAAGAATGATAAATCATCAAATCAAGCTGCTGTTACTGCTGCTGCCAAATTACAACCGCGATATCGACCTCCTCCGA TTACccaaaactataataataataataattattattataatacgACGAAGACTGTTAATCCTTTGGAGATGACTCAGAAGTTTGCAAACATGACAGTTAATCCCGGTAGATCTCCTATAAGAGCTGGGGGCtggcataataataataataatatccgAGGAGGTGGAGGCGATACATATGCGGGGAGGTCTTATCAACAACATCAGTTTCAAGGTGGAAGAACCACTTATTATTCGAGAAAAGTTGAAGGATGA